In the genome of Streptomyces globosus, one region contains:
- the rsmH gene encoding 16S rRNA (cytosine(1402)-N(4))-methyltransferase RsmH has translation MLQRCLDLLAPALHEPGAVVVDCTLGLGGHSEALLTRFPEARLIGLDRDKEALRLSGERLARFGDRATLVHAVYDELPEVLDRLGTPTVQGILFDLGVSSMQLDEADRGFAYAQDAPLDMRMDQTTGVSAAEVLNTYPAGELVRILRQYGEEKQAKRIVSAIVREREKEPFSHSARLVELIRESLPQAAKRTGGNPAKRTFQALRIEVNGELSVLERAIPAAVDRIAVGGRIAVLSYHSLEDRLVKQVFAAGAASTAPPGLPVVPEKYQPRLKLLTRGAELPTEEEIAENRRAAPARFRGVERIREANR, from the coding sequence ATGCTCCAGCGGTGCCTGGACCTGTTGGCCCCGGCCCTCCACGAGCCGGGGGCCGTCGTCGTCGACTGCACCCTCGGCCTCGGAGGCCACAGCGAGGCCCTGCTGACCCGATTCCCCGAGGCCCGCCTGATCGGCCTCGACCGCGACAAGGAGGCCCTGAGGCTCTCCGGCGAGCGCCTCGCCCGCTTCGGCGACCGCGCCACCCTCGTCCACGCCGTCTACGACGAGCTCCCCGAGGTGCTCGACCGCCTCGGCACCCCCACCGTCCAGGGCATCCTGTTCGACCTCGGCGTCTCCTCCATGCAGCTCGACGAGGCCGACCGCGGGTTCGCGTACGCCCAGGACGCCCCCCTCGACATGCGCATGGACCAGACGACCGGGGTCAGCGCGGCCGAGGTGCTCAACACCTACCCGGCCGGCGAGCTCGTCCGCATCCTGCGCCAGTACGGCGAGGAGAAGCAGGCGAAGCGGATCGTCTCCGCGATCGTCCGCGAGCGGGAGAAGGAGCCCTTCTCCCACAGCGCCCGGCTCGTCGAGCTGATCCGCGAGTCCCTGCCGCAGGCGGCGAAGCGGACCGGCGGCAACCCGGCCAAGCGGACCTTCCAGGCCCTGCGGATCGAGGTCAACGGCGAGCTGTCGGTCCTGGAGCGGGCCATCCCGGCCGCCGTGGACCGCATCGCGGTCGGCGGCCGCATCGCCGTCCTCTCCTACCACTCCCTGGAGGACCGCCTCGTCAAGCAGGTCTTCGCCGCCGGGGCCGCCTCCACGGCCCCGCCGGGGCTGCCCGTGGTCCCCGAGAAGTACCAGCCCCGGCTGAAGCTCCTCACGCGCGGCGCCGAGCTGCCCACCGAGGAGGAGATCGCCGAGAACCGGCGGGCCGCACCGGCCCGATTCCGCGGCGTCGAGCGCATCCGGGAGGCGAACCGGTGA
- a CDS encoding transglutaminase TgpA family protein encodes MSGRARLTVFAVLATLLASWSLASLVESSGWLLQAAALLCLQSGVGAAARRAPLARPLTAASQVLVSSLVVVFLFAGKGESTGTGPMAYLVTDIGALFRRGVQDVAEFAIPAPLTDGIRLLLLTGVLVIGLLVDLLAVTLRSAAAAGLPLLALYSVAAGLSGGAGAPWFSFLLAGAGYLLLLLAEGRDRLAQWGRVFGGTPSGRVTAASGYGSGGAGSGRPLSPVRTGRRIGAAALGLALVAPAALPSLGGGVLGGRTEADGGGSGVGGTISAVNPLVSLQSSLNAQDNRVVLKYRTDTPALGDHYLRILALDEFNGVKWEASGRALTDVPERLPSPPGLGERVRQGAAEVRTSISAADTYAQRYLPMPYPATGVDIPGRWRFEPVGRTLVGDQLAKDRYQNVQGAMYTVRSLLLRPTAAQLQSAPEPDPAIRAEYTRLPDNLPPVVAETARQVTKGAKDDYTRAVRLQDHFAVNGGFRYDTKVASGTGPLAIARFLADKEGFCIHFAFSMAAMSRSLGIPARVAVGFTPGEKQADGSVNVSMRDAHAWPELYFEGVGWTRFEPTPRQGLTLPDYARSEDPAAQPSAPAPLPSQSAAQPSAAPSQADACPPELRRLGECGGAAPQEAAGGQGGGPSAGAVLGWAAAAAVVVGVPLLPLLWRSRLRGRRLAGGGVLPAWEELHDAAWDVGIVPDRALSPRAAAERLVEAGRLDGEAAAAVRRLSEAVERALYAPPGAPEAEPRAEAAQDVSAVRAALLAGAGRRGRLRALLLPRSAARVRWAVQARRDAAAAWAGRRAAALRARVRLPLRGRG; translated from the coding sequence ATGAGCGGGCGTGCACGGCTGACGGTGTTCGCGGTCCTGGCGACGCTGCTGGCCTCCTGGTCGCTGGCCTCGCTGGTGGAGTCCTCGGGCTGGCTGCTCCAGGCCGCGGCGCTGCTGTGCCTGCAGAGCGGGGTGGGCGCCGCGGCCCGCCGGGCGCCGCTGGCGCGGCCCCTGACCGCTGCCTCGCAGGTGCTGGTCTCCTCCCTGGTGGTGGTCTTCCTCTTCGCGGGGAAGGGCGAGTCGACCGGGACCGGGCCGATGGCCTACCTGGTGACGGACATCGGCGCCCTGTTCCGCCGCGGCGTGCAGGACGTGGCCGAGTTCGCGATACCGGCCCCGCTGACCGACGGCATCCGGCTGCTGCTGCTGACCGGGGTCCTGGTGATCGGCCTGCTGGTGGACCTGCTGGCGGTGACCCTGCGCAGCGCTGCCGCGGCCGGACTGCCGCTGCTCGCCCTGTACTCGGTGGCGGCGGGGCTGTCCGGCGGCGCCGGCGCGCCCTGGTTCTCCTTCCTGCTGGCCGGCGCCGGCTACCTGCTGCTGCTCCTGGCCGAGGGCCGCGACCGGCTGGCCCAGTGGGGCCGCGTCTTCGGCGGCACCCCGTCCGGCCGGGTGACCGCGGCCTCCGGGTACGGGTCGGGCGGGGCGGGCTCCGGGCGGCCGCTCTCCCCCGTGCGCACCGGCCGGCGGATCGGCGCAGCCGCCCTCGGCCTCGCGCTGGTGGCGCCGGCGGCGCTGCCCTCGCTGGGCGGCGGCGTCCTCGGCGGCCGCACCGAGGCCGACGGCGGCGGCAGCGGGGTCGGCGGGACGATCTCCGCGGTCAACCCGCTGGTGTCCCTGCAGAGCAGCCTGAACGCGCAGGACAACCGGGTGGTGCTGAAGTACCGGACCGACACGCCGGCGCTCGGCGACCACTACCTGCGGATCCTGGCGCTGGACGAGTTCAACGGCGTGAAGTGGGAGGCGTCCGGCCGGGCCCTGACCGACGTCCCGGAGCGGCTGCCGAGCCCTCCGGGGCTGGGCGAGCGGGTCCGCCAGGGCGCGGCGGAGGTCCGTACGAGCATCTCGGCGGCGGACACGTACGCGCAGCGCTACCTGCCGATGCCGTACCCGGCGACGGGCGTGGACATCCCCGGCCGGTGGCGGTTCGAGCCGGTCGGCCGGACGCTGGTCGGCGACCAGCTGGCCAAGGACCGCTACCAGAACGTGCAGGGCGCGATGTACACGGTGCGGAGCCTGCTGCTGCGGCCGACGGCGGCCCAGCTGCAGTCGGCTCCCGAGCCCGACCCGGCGATCCGCGCCGAGTACACGAGGCTGCCCGACAACCTGCCGCCGGTGGTGGCGGAGACGGCCCGGCAGGTCACGAAGGGCGCGAAGGACGACTACACGCGCGCGGTGCGGCTGCAGGACCACTTCGCCGTGAACGGCGGCTTCCGCTACGACACGAAGGTGGCGTCCGGCACGGGCCCGCTGGCCATCGCCCGGTTCCTGGCGGACAAGGAGGGCTTCTGCATCCACTTCGCCTTCTCGATGGCCGCGATGTCGCGCTCGCTCGGCATCCCGGCCCGGGTGGCGGTCGGGTTCACGCCCGGTGAGAAGCAGGCCGACGGCAGCGTGAACGTCTCGATGCGGGACGCCCACGCCTGGCCGGAGCTGTACTTCGAGGGCGTCGGCTGGACCCGGTTCGAGCCGACCCCGCGGCAGGGGCTCACCCTGCCGGACTACGCGCGGTCCGAGGATCCGGCGGCCCAGCCGTCGGCGCCGGCGCCGCTGCCCTCGCAGAGCGCGGCGCAGCCGTCGGCGGCCCCGTCGCAGGCCGACGCCTGCCCGCCGGAGCTGCGGCGGCTCGGCGAGTGCGGCGGCGCCGCACCGCAGGAGGCCGCCGGCGGGCAGGGCGGCGGGCCGTCCGCGGGTGCGGTCCTCGGCTGGGCGGCCGCGGCGGCGGTCGTCGTCGGCGTGCCGCTGCTGCCGCTGCTGTGGCGGTCCCGGCTGCGCGGGCGCCGGCTGGCCGGGGGCGGCGTCCTGCCGGCCTGGGAGGAGCTGCACGACGCGGCCTGGGACGTCGGCATCGTCCCGGACCGGGCGCTGTCCCCGCGGGCGGCCGCGGAGCGGCTCGTCGAGGCGGGCCGGCTCGACGGGGAGGCCGCGGCGGCGGTCCGCCGGCTGTCCGAGGCGGTGGAGCGGGCGCTGTACGCCCCGCCCGGCGCGCCGGAGGCGGAGCCGCGGGCGGAGGCGGCGCAGGACGTGTCGGCGGTCCGGGCCGCGCTGCTGGCCGGCGCCGGCCGGCGGGGGCGGCTGCGGGCGCTGCTGCTGCCGCGCTCGGCGGCGCGCGTGCGGTGGGCGGTGCAGGCGCGGCGCGACGCGGCGGCGGCCTGGGCCGGCCGGCGGGCGGCGGCGCTGCGGGCCCGGGTGCGGCTGCCGCTGCGCGGCCGCGGCTGA
- a CDS encoding TetR/AcrR family transcriptional regulator, which produces MESSSTGASAGGGRRQATRQKLYEAAVTLIAEQGFSATTVDEIAERAGVAKGTVYYNFASKNDLFEELLRHGVGLLTASLREAAESTEARGGSRVEALDAMIRAGLVFIDRYPAFTQLYVAELWRTNRTWQSTLMVVRQEAVAVVETVLAEGVERGELSPEIDVPLTAAALVGMVLVAALDWQSFQRERSLDDVHSALSLLLRGRVSGNR; this is translated from the coding sequence ATGGAAAGCAGCAGCACCGGCGCGTCCGCCGGCGGCGGACGCCGGCAGGCGACACGCCAGAAGCTCTACGAAGCGGCCGTCACGCTCATCGCCGAGCAGGGGTTCTCCGCGACCACAGTCGACGAGATCGCCGAACGGGCCGGCGTCGCCAAGGGCACGGTCTACTACAACTTCGCGAGCAAGAACGACCTCTTCGAGGAGCTGCTGCGGCACGGCGTCGGCCTGCTCACCGCCTCCCTGCGCGAGGCCGCCGAGTCCACGGAGGCGCGCGGCGGCAGCCGCGTCGAGGCGCTGGACGCGATGATCCGCGCCGGCCTCGTCTTCATCGACCGCTACCCGGCCTTCACCCAGCTGTACGTCGCCGAGCTGTGGCGCACCAACCGGACGTGGCAGTCCACGCTGATGGTGGTGCGGCAGGAGGCGGTGGCCGTGGTCGAGACGGTCCTCGCCGAGGGCGTGGAGCGCGGCGAGCTCAGCCCGGAGATCGACGTCCCGCTGACGGCCGCCGCCCTCGTCGGGATGGTGCTGGTGGCCGCGCTGGACTGGCAGTCCTTCCAGCGGGAGCGGTCCCTGGACGACGTGCACTCCGCGCTGTCGCTGCTGCTGCGGGGACGGGTCAGCGGCAACCGCTGA
- a CDS encoding beta-class carbonic anhydrase, producing the protein MTTPAPPPAGSAAAAPGPPGSPSGGSVTDRLVEANRRYAAGFRDPGMDARPVLRVAVVACMDARLDLHAALGLELGDCHTIRNAGGVVTDDAIRSLTISQRALGTRSVILIHHTGCGLENLTEDFRHELEDEVGQRPPWAVEAFRDVDQDVRQSMQRVRTSPFLPHRGDVRGFVFDVHTGLLREIDPDS; encoded by the coding sequence ATGACGACTCCCGCTCCCCCGCCCGCCGGATCCGCCGCCGCAGCCCCCGGCCCGCCCGGAAGCCCGTCCGGCGGCTCCGTCACCGACCGGCTGGTCGAGGCCAACCGCAGGTACGCCGCCGGCTTCCGCGACCCCGGCATGGACGCCCGCCCCGTCCTCCGGGTGGCGGTCGTGGCCTGCATGGACGCCCGCCTCGACCTGCACGCCGCGCTCGGCCTGGAGCTCGGCGACTGCCACACCATCCGCAACGCCGGCGGCGTCGTGACCGACGACGCCATCCGCTCGCTCACCATCAGCCAGCGCGCCCTCGGCACCCGGTCCGTCATCCTCATCCACCACACCGGCTGCGGCCTGGAGAACCTCACGGAGGACTTCCGGCACGAGCTGGAGGACGAGGTGGGCCAGCGCCCGCCGTGGGCCGTCGAGGCGTTCCGGGACGTCGACCAGGACGTGCGCCAGTCCATGCAGCGCGTGCGGACCAGCCCCTTCCTCCCCCACCGCGGCGATGTGCGAGGCTTCGTCTTCGACGTGCACACCGGGCTCCTGCGGGAGATCGATCCCGACTCGTGA
- a CDS encoding peptidoglycan D,D-transpeptidase FtsI family protein, whose product MSPQDTPRRRVPGPGRPRPAADRPRVNPRPAARRPAAGAPRALRLGSPRPRLRLVGIGLTLVMLAFTVRLLQVQAVDASTYSAKASANRFTTVTLAAERGEITDRKGVALAISVDAHDITADPQMFTPQESKAPDAPEQAAALLAPILGADAGELAAKLKTKKSRYVVLARRQTPQVLHQIKDLKRVFADKAAADRRNNGPGANVLAGVFSEDSSKRVYPNGDLAAGILGYVNAEGRGGGGLESSLDRKLAGRDGTITYAQSGGRRVPTAGSNEKPAVPGEDIELTIDRDIQWAAQSAIAEQVRASEADRGYVIVQDTRTGEVLAMANAPGFDPNDLSRASSAAMGNAALQDVYEPGSTAKVISMAAVLEEKKATPETRVEVPNRLHRGDRLFKDDIDHPTWYLTLNGVLAKSSNIGTILATGQLGPTQPDANRVLHSYLDKFGIGRPTGLDYPGESRGILARPEAWSTSQQYTIPFGQGLSVNAMQAASVYSTIANGGVRIEPTLVRGTKGPDGRFTPAPAPEQTRVISEETARTLAQMLESVVDDQEGTGTKARIPGYRVGGKTGTSNRVDPATGRYKGYTASFAGFAPADDPRITVYCAIQNPTKGSYFGGQICGPIYKKVMEFALKTLRVAPTGTAPAGLPVTYEPGPPAAPQTAPRPGTTPGR is encoded by the coding sequence GTGAGCCCGCAGGACACCCCCCGGCGCCGGGTCCCCGGACCCGGCAGGCCCCGCCCCGCCGCCGACCGGCCCCGCGTCAACCCCCGGCCCGCGGCCCGCAGGCCCGCCGCAGGCGCCCCCCGCGCCCTCCGGCTCGGCAGCCCCCGGCCCCGGCTGCGCCTGGTCGGCATCGGCCTCACCCTGGTGATGCTCGCCTTCACCGTGCGCCTGCTGCAGGTGCAGGCCGTCGACGCCTCGACGTACTCGGCGAAAGCCTCCGCGAACCGCTTCACCACCGTCACCCTCGCCGCGGAGCGCGGCGAGATCACCGACCGCAAGGGCGTCGCCCTCGCCATCAGCGTCGACGCCCACGACATCACCGCCGACCCGCAGATGTTCACCCCGCAGGAGAGCAAGGCGCCCGACGCCCCCGAGCAGGCCGCGGCCCTCCTCGCCCCCATCCTCGGAGCCGACGCCGGGGAGCTCGCCGCCAAGCTGAAGACGAAGAAGAGCCGGTACGTCGTCCTCGCCCGCCGCCAGACCCCCCAGGTCCTGCACCAGATCAAGGACCTCAAGCGGGTCTTCGCCGACAAGGCCGCCGCCGACCGGCGCAACAACGGCCCCGGCGCCAACGTCCTCGCCGGCGTGTTCAGCGAGGACAGCAGCAAGCGCGTCTACCCGAACGGCGACCTCGCCGCCGGGATACTGGGCTACGTCAACGCCGAGGGCCGCGGCGGCGGCGGCCTGGAGTCCTCCCTCGACCGCAAGCTCGCCGGCCGGGACGGCACCATCACCTACGCCCAGTCCGGCGGCCGGCGCGTCCCCACCGCCGGGTCCAACGAGAAGCCCGCCGTGCCCGGCGAGGACATCGAGCTGACCATCGACCGCGACATCCAGTGGGCCGCGCAGAGCGCCATCGCCGAACAGGTCCGCGCGTCCGAGGCCGACCGCGGCTACGTCATCGTCCAGGACACCCGCACCGGCGAGGTCCTGGCCATGGCCAACGCCCCCGGCTTCGACCCCAACGACCTCTCCCGCGCCAGCTCGGCCGCCATGGGCAACGCCGCCCTCCAGGACGTGTACGAGCCCGGCTCCACCGCCAAGGTCATCTCCATGGCGGCCGTGCTGGAGGAGAAGAAGGCCACCCCCGAGACGCGCGTCGAGGTCCCCAACCGGCTCCACCGCGGCGACCGGCTCTTCAAGGACGACATCGACCACCCGACCTGGTACCTCACCCTCAACGGGGTCCTCGCCAAGTCCTCCAACATCGGCACGATCCTCGCCACCGGCCAGCTCGGACCCACCCAGCCCGACGCCAACCGCGTCCTGCACTCCTACCTCGACAAGTTCGGCATCGGCCGGCCCACCGGCCTGGACTACCCCGGCGAGTCCCGCGGCATCCTCGCCCGCCCCGAGGCCTGGTCGACCTCCCAGCAGTACACGATCCCCTTCGGCCAGGGCCTCTCCGTCAACGCCATGCAGGCCGCCTCCGTCTACTCCACCATCGCCAACGGCGGCGTACGCATCGAGCCCACCCTCGTCCGCGGCACCAAGGGCCCCGACGGCCGCTTCACCCCGGCCCCCGCCCCCGAGCAGACCCGCGTCATCAGCGAGGAGACCGCCAGGACCCTCGCGCAGATGCTGGAGTCCGTCGTCGACGACCAGGAGGGCACCGGCACCAAGGCCCGCATCCCCGGCTACCGCGTCGGCGGCAAGACCGGCACGTCCAACCGGGTGGATCCGGCCACCGGCCGCTACAAGGGCTACACCGCCTCCTTCGCCGGCTTCGCCCCCGCCGACGACCCCCGCATCACCGTCTACTGCGCCATCCAGAACCCCACCAAGGGCAGCTACTTCGGCGGCCAGATCTGCGGCCCCATCTACAAGAAGGTCATGGAGTTCGCCCTCAAGACCCTCCGGGTCGCCCCCACCGGCACCGCACCCGCAGGCCTGCCGGTCACCTACGAGCCCGGCCCGCCGGCCGCCCCCCAGACCGCCCCCCGACCCGGCACGACGCCCGGCCGGTGA
- a CDS encoding DUF58 domain-containing protein: protein MGAGAPRGAGGGGRSSGGLRTSLAGLTTRGRSFLAAGVAAALCSYVLGQAELLRVGLLLAFLPLLCVAVLHRTRHRVAGSRRLSPQRVPAGDEARVQLRVENVSRVPTGTLMLQDRVPYVLGPRPRFVLDRLEPGGRREVSYRVRSDLRGRYPLGPLQLRLTDPFGLVELTRSFSTYDVLTVVPRTEELAPVRLGGQSSGYGDGSGRALALAGEDDVIPRGYRRGDDLRRVHWRSTARYGELMVRREEQPQRSRATVLLDTRGIAYEGAGPDSAFEWAVSGAASTLVHLLERGYSVRLLTDGGSALAGEGAGFSQSGQESAEAAGVIMDMLAVVGHSDGAGLSRAYDALRAGDGAGFGGSGGDGLLVAFLGELDDAQTELAAKMRGRCGAAVAFLLDPAQWAGRPSRVQERLDRLRETGWTALAVPPGAAYGDLWRQAGSTPLGTDSPGGWS from the coding sequence ATGGGCGCCGGTGCCCCGCGCGGCGCCGGCGGCGGGGGCCGGAGCTCCGGCGGGCTGCGCACGTCGCTGGCCGGCCTGACCACCCGGGGCCGGTCCTTCCTGGCCGCGGGCGTCGCGGCGGCCCTCTGCTCGTACGTGCTCGGCCAGGCCGAGCTGCTGCGCGTCGGGCTGCTGCTGGCCTTCCTGCCGCTGCTGTGCGTCGCCGTTCTGCACCGCACCCGCCACCGGGTCGCCGGCAGCCGCCGGCTGAGCCCGCAGCGGGTGCCCGCCGGGGACGAGGCGCGGGTGCAGCTGCGCGTCGAGAACGTCTCCCGGGTGCCGACGGGGACGCTGATGCTCCAGGACCGGGTGCCGTACGTCCTCGGGCCGCGGCCGCGGTTCGTGCTGGACCGGCTGGAGCCGGGCGGCCGCCGCGAGGTGTCCTACCGGGTCCGCTCCGACCTGCGCGGCCGCTACCCGCTGGGCCCGCTCCAGCTGCGGCTGACCGACCCGTTCGGGCTGGTCGAGCTGACCCGCTCGTTCAGCACGTACGACGTCCTCACCGTGGTCCCCCGCACCGAGGAGCTGGCCCCGGTCCGGCTGGGCGGGCAGAGTTCCGGCTACGGCGACGGCAGCGGCCGCGCGCTGGCCCTGGCCGGCGAGGACGACGTGATCCCGCGCGGCTACCGGCGCGGCGACGACCTGCGCCGCGTGCACTGGCGCTCGACGGCCCGCTACGGCGAGCTGATGGTGCGCCGGGAGGAGCAGCCGCAGCGCAGCCGCGCCACGGTGCTGCTGGACACCCGCGGCATCGCGTACGAGGGCGCCGGGCCGGACTCGGCGTTCGAGTGGGCCGTGTCGGGGGCCGCCTCGACCCTGGTCCACCTGCTGGAGCGGGGCTATTCGGTGCGGCTGCTGACCGACGGGGGCAGCGCCCTGGCCGGCGAGGGGGCGGGCTTCTCGCAGAGCGGCCAGGAGTCCGCCGAGGCCGCCGGGGTGATCATGGACATGCTGGCCGTCGTCGGGCACTCCGACGGGGCCGGGCTGTCCCGCGCGTACGACGCCCTGCGCGCCGGGGACGGCGCCGGCTTCGGCGGGTCGGGCGGCGACGGCCTGCTCGTCGCCTTCCTCGGCGAGCTGGACGACGCGCAGACGGAGCTGGCGGCGAAGATGCGCGGCCGCTGCGGCGCCGCGGTGGCCTTCCTGCTGGACCCGGCGCAGTGGGCCGGGCGGCCCTCGCGCGTCCAGGAGCGGCTGGACCGGCTGCGCGAGACGGGCTGGACGGCGCTGGCCGTCCCGCCGGGCGCCGCGTACGGCGACCTGTGGCGGCAGGCCGGAAGCACGCCGCTCGGCACGGACTCCCCGGGGGGCTGGTCATGA
- a CDS encoding AAA family ATPase, with protein MTTYDDRAGLADLTSTAERVRRSVESVIEGKPEVVRIALTVLLAEGHLLIEDVPGVGKTMLAKTLAKSIDCSVQRIQFTPDLLPSDITGVSIYDQQRREFEFKPGAIFAQIVIGDEINRASPKTQSALLESMEERQVTIDGTTYALPSPFMVVATQNPVEMEGTYPLPEAQRDRFMARVSVGYPSPDAELRMLDVHGGPSPLDDLQAVAHAHDIVKLVEAVRDVYVAEPVRRYVVDLVSATRSHPDLRLGASPRATLHLLRAAKAAAAMAGRDFVLPDDAQTLAGPVLAHRLLPTAQASLNRRTAEQVVQDIVQRTPVPSAHQRGEVPGAGVRGF; from the coding sequence GTGACGACCTATGACGACAGAGCGGGTCTCGCGGATCTGACGAGTACGGCCGAGCGTGTGCGCCGGTCCGTCGAGAGCGTGATCGAGGGCAAGCCCGAGGTCGTGCGCATCGCCCTGACCGTGCTCCTGGCCGAGGGCCACCTGCTGATCGAGGACGTCCCCGGCGTCGGCAAGACGATGCTGGCGAAGACCCTCGCGAAGTCGATCGACTGCTCGGTGCAGCGCATCCAGTTCACCCCGGACCTGCTGCCCTCCGACATCACCGGTGTCAGCATCTACGACCAGCAGCGCCGCGAGTTCGAGTTCAAGCCCGGCGCGATCTTCGCGCAGATCGTCATCGGCGACGAGATCAACCGCGCCTCCCCGAAGACCCAGTCCGCGCTGCTGGAGTCGATGGAGGAGCGCCAGGTCACCATCGACGGGACCACGTACGCGCTGCCCAGCCCGTTCATGGTGGTCGCCACGCAGAACCCGGTCGAGATGGAGGGCACCTACCCCCTCCCCGAGGCGCAGCGCGACCGCTTCATGGCCCGGGTCTCCGTCGGCTACCCGAGCCCGGACGCCGAGCTGCGGATGCTCGACGTCCACGGCGGCCCGTCGCCGCTGGACGACCTCCAGGCCGTCGCGCACGCCCACGACATCGTCAAGCTGGTGGAGGCCGTCCGGGACGTGTACGTCGCCGAGCCGGTCCGCCGCTACGTCGTCGACCTGGTCTCCGCCACCCGCAGCCACCCGGACCTGCGCCTGGGCGCCTCGCCCCGCGCCACCCTGCACCTGCTGCGCGCGGCGAAGGCCGCGGCCGCCATGGCCGGCCGCGACTTCGTCCTGCCGGACGACGCGCAGACCCTGGCCGGGCCCGTTCTGGCGCACCGCCTGCTGCCGACGGCGCAGGCCTCCCTGAACCGCCGGACCGCCGAGCAGGTCGTCCAGGACATCGTGCAGCGCACCCCCGTCCCGAGCGCGCACCAGCGCGGCGAGGTGCCCGGCGCCGGCGTCCGGGGCTTCTGA